In the Chroococcidiopsis sp. SAG 2025 genome, one interval contains:
- a CDS encoding NACHT domain-containing NTPase, with amino-acid sequence MARRSLQASTTGIEKAKRAFRHTQWTQEDLACEVGIETRQPIWKFFAGKPIERQTFLEICFRLGLDWQEIVALPTDSISAKQENENDERANLDTLVRAARSHCHDRIQAEYGAIRLLDTARPIELEDIYIKLDVFENVTSNRRLDKSHLNCSRVEDPNCQSCNEVRQKHVSAAQVIETYSKLTILGKPGSGKTTLLQYIAIQCNRGGLFPDRLPIFVRLRSFAEDASKTQHFSLFSYISQELCKIGFSEPQIETLLHHGQALFLLDGLDEVEEEYRAEVQQQISVLSKDYDKNQFIVSCRTSTPWYWLEKFTDVEIADLNFSQVEAFAQQWFVNVSNNPREEGLVQADRFVKELKLPENQSIYSLARTPLFLHLACSLFQTNLSFAAQHAELYKQALDILLVRWDRVRGIKPDKSLYQLSLPHKIKLLSHIAAITFEQDNYCFTQSNLLHYIKDYLRTLPNTPSDSEELYFISETVLRSLLVEHGVIVEQAQGIYSFSYPTFQEYFTARNIVANLEPEALNRNLRQLTIHMSDPRWHEVFLFVMEMIEDAAPLIQLMQQRSDELVDADEKLQQFLIWLQQKSLSVEVPYEPAAVRAFYLSLELHGESEPAYDLSLSIEIDPRLTSKLTYDLYLDLALKRLLSIGLTICDRPSEEQILAIISAFPYKIDLDCHSKLQNLLEELREQLPNPQQSQEKLKEWWSTNGQTWVEEMRSQILWERNIGYQWQFSEYQKAILQQYYVAKYLVVKCLKKSREISFSVRAKIEETLLLPALLKVLQ; translated from the coding sequence ATGGCACGACGCTCCCTACAAGCATCTACTACAGGTATTGAAAAAGCGAAAAGGGCTTTTAGACATACGCAATGGACGCAAGAAGATCTAGCATGTGAAGTTGGAATTGAAACACGCCAACCAATATGGAAGTTTTTCGCAGGCAAACCGATTGAGCGACAGACATTTCTAGAAATTTGTTTTCGTCTAGGTTTAGATTGGCAAGAGATTGTAGCTCTACCAACTGATAGCATATCGGCAAAGCAAGAGAACGAGAACGACGAGAGAGCGAATCTCGATACTTTAGTACGAGCAGCGCGATCGCATTGTCACGATAGAATTCAAGCAGAGTATGGCGCTATACGGTTATTAGATACAGCCCGACCAATAGAGTTAGAAGATATTTATATTAAACTAGATGTATTCGAGAACGTTACAAGTAATAGACGGTTAGACAAATCTCATTTAAATTGCTCTAGGGTCGAAGATCCGAACTGCCAGAGTTGTAATGAAGTTCGTCAAAAACACGTCTCAGCAGCACAGGTAATTGAAACTTATTCTAAGCTGACGATTCTAGGTAAACCAGGTTCTGGCAAAACCACACTTTTGCAGTACATTGCTATTCAATGTAATCGGGGTGGCTTGTTTCCAGATCGGCTACCAATATTTGTCCGACTAAGAAGCTTTGCCGAGGATGCTAGCAAGACTCAACACTTTAGTTTATTCAGCTATATTAGTCAAGAGTTGTGTAAAATCGGATTTTCTGAGCCGCAGATTGAAACTTTACTTCATCACGGTCAAGCATTGTTTCTACTAGATGGCTTAGATGAAGTAGAAGAAGAGTACAGAGCAGAGGTTCAGCAACAGATTAGTGTTTTGTCAAAAGATTATGACAAAAATCAGTTTATAGTTTCTTGTCGCACTTCCACACCGTGGTACTGGCTTGAGAAATTTACTGATGTTGAGATAGCTGATTTAAACTTCTCTCAAGTCGAAGCATTCGCTCAGCAGTGGTTTGTAAACGTCAGTAATAACCCCAGAGAAGAAGGGTTAGTACAAGCAGATCGGTTTGTAAAAGAACTAAAGCTGCCTGAAAATCAGTCAATTTATAGTCTTGCTAGAACACCTCTTTTTCTGCACCTAGCTTGTTCTCTATTTCAAACCAATTTAAGCTTTGCTGCTCAACATGCTGAGTTATACAAACAAGCATTAGATATTTTGTTAGTTCGGTGGGATCGCGTCAGAGGAATTAAACCAGATAAAAGTCTTTATCAGTTATCTTTACCTCATAAGATAAAACTACTCAGTCATATTGCCGCTATTACCTTTGAGCAAGACAACTACTGTTTTACGCAGAGTAATCTCTTGCACTATATCAAAGACTATCTTCGCACTTTACCCAATACTCCATCTGATTCAGAAGAACTTTACTTCATTAGTGAAACAGTGCTAAGGTCGCTCTTGGTAGAACATGGAGTCATAGTAGAACAAGCTCAAGGAATCTACTCATTCTCATATCCCACTTTTCAAGAATATTTCACAGCTAGAAATATTGTTGCTAATCTTGAGCCAGAAGCTTTAAATAGAAATCTGAGGCAGTTGACTATCCACATGAGCGATCCTCGCTGGCATGAAGTTTTTCTATTTGTTATGGAAATGATAGAAGATGCCGCTCCTCTAATTCAGTTAATGCAACAGCGCAGCGATGAGCTGGTAGATGCTGATGAGAAATTGCAGCAGTTCCTGATCTGGCTTCAGCAGAAATCTCTTTCAGTCGAAGTACCTTACGAACCTGCCGCAGTTCGTGCTTTTTATCTATCGTTGGAGCTTCACGGCGAATCAGAACCAGCTTACGACTTGTCTCTCTCCATTGAGATCGATCCAAGACTTACGAGTAAACTGACTTACGATCTATATTTGGATCTAGCTTTGAAACGCTTGCTATCCATAGGACTTACTATCTGCGATCGCCCGTCTGAGGAACAAATTCTTGCTATAATCTCTGCCTTTCCTTATAAGATAGATCTCGATTGTCACTCCAAATTGCAAAATTTACTAGAAGAACTTAGAGAACAACTACCCAACCCTCAACAAAGCCAAGAAAAGCTCAAGGAATGGTGGAGTACCAATGGTCAAACTTGGGTTGAGGAAATGAGGTCTCAGATCCTCTGGGAGCGTAATATCGGTTACCAATGGCAGTTTAGCGAATATCAGAAGGCAATACTTCAGCAATACTACGTTGCTAAGTACTTAGTAGTAAAGTGCCTTAAAAAGAGTCGTGAAATCAGTTTTAGCGTACGAGCAAAAATTGAGGAAACATTGCTTTTGCCAGCATTACTGAAAGTTTTGCAATAG